ATATATGTTGATCAAAACATCAAGGATGGTGAGACGATTGTTTCAGCAAACGAAAAGTTTGAGCTTGGTTTCTTTAGTCCCGGCAGTTCGAAAAGTCGATACTTGGGGATATGGTTTAAGAACACATCACCTCACACGGTTGTATGGGTCGCTAATAGAAAATATCCGCTTAACGATACCTCGGGCAAGGTCATATTAGGCAGACATGGGATCCTGTCTATTGTAAATAGTGGTGGCACGATTATCTGGTCATCCAGCAATATAACTAACACAAATGTTATTCCCATAGCGCAACTCTTGGATACTGGAAATTTGGTAATCAGGGATGAAATGAGTGTCGTTTGGCAAAGTTTTGATTACCCTGGAGATACCTTCATATCAGGAATGAAACTGCGCAAAAACCTTATTACAGGACGAGAGATGTATCTGAGATCATGGAGGAGTGTGGATGATCCTTTTCCGGGTATGTATACAATCAGGCTCTTTATGGGTAAGGGTAAGTATCCGCAAGTATATATCTGTAAAAGTTCTGTTATACAAACCAGGTTGGGCCCGCTTGACGGTATAGAGTTTGCTGGACGTCCAAACTCTAGACATGGGTCTAATCGTATATATAAAACTGAAATGGTTGTCACTCAAAAGGAGATATATTTTGGATACAGTGCTAATAGCACCGTACTCTCATCAAGGTCAGTAGTGACCCCTGGTGGCAAGCTTGAAATTTGGGTGCTAAGTATGCAAAACTATGTATGGATGCAGGATTCTACTATACCAACGGATTATTGTGACAATTATGGATTATGTGGCCCGTATGGAAGCTGTAGTACAAATACGTACCCGAATTGCCAATGTTTGAAAGGATTTGCACAAAAAGAAAAGCCACATGATTTAAATCCTTATAATTGGACTAATGGATGTAGACGGAGTAACGTGTTGGATTGTGGGCCCGGAGAGGGATTTTTAAAATTATCGAGTATGAAATTGCCAGACACGCAGAATGTTGTGTTTGATGGTACCATGAGCCTACAAGAGTGTGAGATAGCTTGTAAGGATAACTGCTCATGTACGGCGTATGCAAATCCAAACATAACTCGAGGTTCTGTTGGATGCTTGCGATGGTTTGGTGAATTGATTGATGTACGAGTGTACTCAATGAACGGGCAAGATCTTTATGTTAGACTGGCAGCCTCCGAATTATTAGGTAATTAAGCTGATACAGTAACTTATAGTATAATTTCTTGTTGTTTATATGATGGGATTTCATAGTGTCCAAATGAAGAACTTATTATTATCTGTGACTCATTAACAGAAGGAAATTTGATCTCCAAATCTAGCTTCAGTAGAAAGTATGGAATACTTATCGCGATCTTGTTAATTTCATTTGCCGCGGGGGTTGGGTTAGCAGTGGCGTATGCTTGTAGAAAGAAAAAGATAAAGCGTCACATGAAAGGTATATAGAAGTAATTTGAGTAAGCAACTGCATGATTCATCATATGAAACGATAGTAACCGTACTTAATATTTGCAAGCTTTTGTGAGTATTAATATCGGCAGATTGCCATATCAATAAAAAATGAATTCATCTCTGTAGGAAAACGATTTCATAAAATGAATGGGACTGTTCAAATTGATGATCTTGATGAGTTGCCTTACTTTAGCCTACATGAAATAGCTGAGGCTACAGATAATTTCAGCATCAGCAATAAGATAGGAGAAGGTGGTTTTGGTCCTGTTTACAAGGTAAACTTTTAATACCTTAAAATATATGATAACAATCGAAACGTGATCGTTTAAACTGGTCGGTCTGAGTGGTTTATTTGAGAGGATCACTTTATAAAAGTCGGTTGACGAGTTGGTTTGGGGACTAGCCCGTCCGGACTCTCCCAAGTACGCCTTAAAAGTCTGTCAACGTTGGAAAGTTGAGCCAAAGTTGGGCTGAGTTGGGTCGGAGctagtcaaagtcggtcaaagtcaaagttaaaTCCTAACttttatagtttttaaaattagaATTTGTGCCATATATTTGTGTTTGATattgtcaacgttagtcaacaaccTTTAGGGTCTGACCGACTCGTCTTCTACTCGCGACTTTCTCAACCTT
This genomic window from Rutidosis leptorrhynchoides isolate AG116_Rl617_1_P2 chromosome 2, CSIRO_AGI_Rlap_v1, whole genome shotgun sequence contains:
- the LOC139893635 gene encoding G-type lectin S-receptor-like serine/threonine-protein kinase At4g27290 isoform X2, which encodes MNLNLMLLPAVIFLILALGTCGAVDTIYVDQNIKDGETIVSANEKFELGFFSPGSSKSRYLGIWFKNTSPHTVVWVANRKYPLNDTSGKVILGRHGILSIVNSGGTIIWSSSNITNTNVIPIAQLLDTGNLVIRDEMSVVWQSFDYPGDTFISGMKLRKNLITGREMYLRSWRSVDDPFPGMYTIRLFMGKGKYPQVYICKSSVIQTRLGPLDGIEFAGRPNSRHGSNRIYKTEMVVTQKEIYFGYSANSTVLSSRSVVTPGGKLEIWVLSMQNYVWMQDSTIPTDYCDNYGLCGPYGSCSTNTYPNCQCLKGFAQKEKPHDLNPYNWTNGCRRSNVLDCGPGEGFLKLSSMKLPDTQNVVFDGTMSLQECEIACKDNCSCTAYANPNITRGSVGCLRWFGELIDVRVYSMNGQDLYVRLAASELLEGNLISKSSFSRKYGILIAILLISFAAGVGLAVAYACRKKKIKRHMKGKRFHKMNGTVQIDDLDELPYFSLHEIAEATDNFSISNKIGEGGFGPVYKGVLGDKREVAVKRLSETSHQGLDEFKNEVICIAKLQQRNLVKLVGYCIHDNELILIYEYMPNKSLDTFLFDETRRSILDWPKRFHIINGMARGILYLHQDSRLQIIHRDLKAANILLDNDMNPKIADFGLARKFVGSDNAVSTKRVMGTYGYISPEYALHGQFSTKSDVFSFGVLVLEIVSGNKNRGFFHEDHSDSLLGHAWRLYKENRSIELMCPSLNDSCIISEVLRSIHVGLLCVQHHAQDRPTMFSVVLMLVSEGVLPQPKQPAFFAGPSEQVQSVSSVNEYMRTQLYAR
- the LOC139893635 gene encoding G-type lectin S-receptor-like serine/threonine-protein kinase At4g27290 isoform X1, encoding MNLNLMLLPAVIFLILALGTCGAVDTIYVDQNIKDGETIVSANEKFELGFFSPGSSKSRYLGIWFKNTSPHTVVWVANRKYPLNDTSGKVILGRHGILSIVNSGGTIIWSSSNITNTNVIPIAQLLDTGNLVIRDEMSVVWQSFDYPGDTFISGMKLRKNLITGREMYLRSWRSVDDPFPGMYTIRLFMGKGKYPQVYICKSSVIQTRLGPLDGIEFAGRPNSRHGSNRIYKTEMVVTQKEIYFGYSANSTVLSSRSVVTPGGKLEIWVLSMQNYVWMQDSTIPTDYCDNYGLCGPYGSCSTNTYPNCQCLKGFAQKEKPHDLNPYNWTNGCRRSNVLDCGPGEGFLKLSSMKLPDTQNVVFDGTMSLQECEIACKDNCSCTAYANPNITRGSVGCLRWFGELIDVRVYSMNGQDLYVRLAASELLEGNLISKSSFSRKYGILIAILLISFAAGVGLAVAYACRKKKIKRHMKGKRFHKMNGTVQIDDLDELPYFSLHEIAEATDNFSISNKIGEGGFGPVYKTVKLIFQGVLGDKREVAVKRLSETSHQGLDEFKNEVICIAKLQQRNLVKLVGYCIHDNELILIYEYMPNKSLDTFLFDETRRSILDWPKRFHIINGMARGILYLHQDSRLQIIHRDLKAANILLDNDMNPKIADFGLARKFVGSDNAVSTKRVMGTYGYISPEYALHGQFSTKSDVFSFGVLVLEIVSGNKNRGFFHEDHSDSLLGHAWRLYKENRSIELMCPSLNDSCIISEVLRSIHVGLLCVQHHAQDRPTMFSVVLMLVSEGVLPQPKQPAFFAGPSEQVQSVSSVNEYMRTQLYAR